In the Telopea speciosissima isolate NSW1024214 ecotype Mountain lineage chromosome 6, Tspe_v1, whole genome shotgun sequence genome, ATATGTTTTTCCTATTTCACCATCCGACTATGATAACCCCAATACCCCACATACTTCAGACCCACCACCAACACAACCCCCACCACCCATCATTGACCCTCCATCACCTTTGCATGAGATCACTCCAACTCCATTACCCTCCAATGAACCATTACAGCCCATTGCGCAACCACCATCCAATGACCCATCACCGATACCTGACACCTCTTCTTCATCCCAATCTCTTGTTCCTCAAGCCCCACCCGCACCCTTGGCACGTCCCACTCGTACTTCAAAACAGCCCGGCTACCTTAAAGACTATCACCTATCTCTAGCCCAAGCAAATGCGTCTTCTATTGTTGGAAAAGGTACTGCTCACCCACTTATTACTTCATTGGGTTACCACCGTTTTTCCACTAAACACATGTTTTTTCTTACCGCTTTAACCGTTACTGTTGAACCTACAAGTTTCCAACAGGCTATAAAGCATCCATAATGGCGGGAGGCTATGCAGAATGAAATTACTGCcctaaacaaaaataatacttggTCATTGGTTCCATTACCCACAAGAAAGAAAGCAATAGGCTCCAAATGGGTGTTTAAAATCAAACACTGAGCCGATGGATCTGTGGAACGATACAAAGCCCGGCTCGTGGCTAAGGGTTACACACAAATAGAGGGGATTGATTATCATGACACTTTTGCCCCCGTTGCTAAACTTGTTACTGTACGGGTCCTCCTTACTGTTGCCATAGctcatgactggcctctccacCAATTGGATGTAAACAATGCATTCCTACACGGAGATCTTCACGAAACCGTTTACATGCTTCCCCCCTGGATATCTTCGTAAAGGGGACAACATGGTTTGCAAACTAAACCGGTcgttgtatgggctgaagcaagcATCAAGGAATTGGTTCTCCAAGTTATCCACTGCTTTACAAAGTTTTGGCTTTTCTCAATCACAAGCGGATcactctttttttgttcttcggCAGGGCTCGGCTTCCATCTTTATTCTCATATATGTGAATGATATTATCATCACTGGCTCTGACATGGCCCTGCTACAGGATATTAAGACTCGTATCTGCACTACTTTTCACACCAAAGACATTGGACCTCTAaagtattttttgggcattgagCTAGCCCGGTCTCAACAAGGTCTTTATCTTTGTCAACGCAAATATACGCTTAACATCCTAAGTGATAGTGGTCTTACAGGCACCCGTCCAGTAGACTTTCCAATGGAACAAAATCTGAAGCTTTCAGACTCTACAGGGTCGATACTTTCAGATCCATCACCGTACCGGCGCTTGGTTGGTCGCTTGATCTACCTCACTGTTACTCGCCCTGACATTGTGCACACTGTCAACATTttaagtcagtttatgcatcaACCACGACAGCCCCACCTTGATGCTGCCCATCGTCTACTCCGACACTTAAAGGGCACAGCTAGCCAAGGAATTTTTCTTTATGCCAAGTCTACACTCAAATTAACGGCTTATTGTGACTCAGATTGGGCAAGCTGTCCAATGACTCGTCGTTCAACAACCGGCTATTGCATCCTCCTTGGCTCTAGCCCTGTTTCTTGGAAGACAAAAAAACAATCCACTGTTTCTAGATCCTCTGCCGAGGCCGAGTACCGTGCTATGGTAGTAGCTACTTGTGAGGTTACTTGGCTATCCTACCTTTTACAGCATTTGGGTGTACCACTACGCGCCCCCGTTGCTCTTTACTGTGACAATTTGGCAGCACTTTACATAGCTGCTAATCCAGTTTTTCATGAGCGCACTAAGCATATAGAGATCGATTGCCATGTTGTGCGTGAAAAACTTCATCAAGGCCTGATTCGCCCAACCAAAATTGCTTCGACTGATCAAATTGCAGATATTTTTACAAAGTCACTTGGACGAACTCAATTTCAACATCTTCAGTCCAAGCTAGGCATTCGCAATCTTCatgctccaccttgagggggagtaGTAGCTGTCTTGATTGAATGAGTTGGCAAATCctcattcaaatttcaaatcctTATGCATATTTGTATCTTTCATAATAGTTTTATTGTATCTTCcatattagttttatttttgaattctTTCCTAGGATAGCTGCTCCAATCATGGAGTTGTTTGCttcattttttgtatatatattcctTCTTTATTCAATGAGAATATAATCAGATTTAACCCATTTCCTTTTCTAATACTTACTGTTATTTTCATTTATTGCTAAATATGTTCAACTAATTAATGCATAAAACATAAGTAAATCATTGCCAGCTTGGATTTTCAGAGATGATATCTAAGCATTAATTGAATAGAAGAATCCATCAGAAAAAATATAGGGAATGAGCTGAtatttaggcatttttagggggTGCAGCGGTCATTACACGTGCCCCTATGTCTGGATGCCGAATCGGTGTGCGCTGTGCAATCAGGTGGCATTTTTTGTCCCTAAAAAGAAAGTCAAAGACAGAAGAAACAATTTACTATGGGGGACAAAGAGAAGATAATTTTTTGAACATGGGTTGTTTGTTGCTGTTTTTGACTTATAATTAACTGTTTAATTGTGTAGAATGAAGTCAATCTAATGGCTTCCGATAAAGAGTAAGAATTTTTTGGGAGAAGATTAAAATCAAGAATGAACTCGTTCTGAATTCTTGCCTGAATTGTGTTTAATTGGGCTTTTGTATTCCAAAGCTAAGAAACATTTGGCCCAAGCCCGGCCCATGTACTGCTTTACACCATTTTTGTCATGTGATCGGGTCAATGACCCATTCAGATTATTATAGATATTGATTGGGACTAATCTTGATGTAGTTAAGCatgtttgtttttggtaaaaaatagtTAAGCGTGGTTATTATGAGATGTCACCATCTTACATAAGGATAAAACTGTACCAACGACTTTTCCCTTGGGCCAGCGATGCATTGGTAAACCCCACCATGCTAAGAGGTGTTTCCCCACCAACTACGGTTACACAAGGTAAGTAACTCCTTCCTaaatttaaaaaaggaaaacagaaatCTGTGGGAGAGCGTGCACACTGTGCCCAAGCACAGCCTGAAAAGCAAAAATGTCCGTCTTGTTGATGCCTTCGCATGCATTTCTATTGGCCTCCATTCACATACAAGGGCCATGCTCCCCCTCAGAGAATTTTCTCCCTAAAAGAAGGATATAGATACATGCATATTTATGTCCTCTATAAATGGCCATTGAGGAGGAGTATCCATCCCTGcaaagatctctctctctctctgagtgtGTTGGTAGAAGACCATCCATGGCGACAATTTTGATCCTAGCAGTGTTGGTTCCCCTGCTCTGCTTCTTCCTAAGAGTTGCCTATGTAACCATATCATGTTACTGGCTGACTCCAAGATACATCAAGAAGATCATGGAAAAGCAAGGAGTTTATGGCCCCAAACCTCAGTTTCTAGTTGGAAATATCATGGACATGGCTTCTCTGATC is a window encoding:
- the LOC122665753 gene encoding uncharacterized mitochondrial protein AtMg00810-like encodes the protein MHSYTEIFTKPFTCFPPGYLRKGDNMVCKLNRSLYGLKQASRNWFSKLSTALQSFGFSQSQADHSFFVLRQGSASIFILIYVNDIIITGSDMALLQDIKTRICTTFHTKDIGPLKYFLGIELARSQQGLYLCQRKYTLNILSDSGLTGTRPVDFPMEQNLKLSDSTGSILSDPSPYRRLVGRLIYLTVTRPDIVHTVNILSQFMHQPRQPHLDAAHRLLRHLKGTASQGIFLYAKSTLKLTAYCDSDWASCPMTRRSTTGYCILLGSSPVSWKTKKQSTVSRSSAEAEYRAMVVATCEVTWLSYLLQHLGVPLRAPVALYCDNLAALYIAANPVFHERTKHIEIDCHVVREKLHQGLIRPTKIASTDQIADIFTKSLGRTQFQHLQSKLGIRNLHAPP